One Acropora palmata chromosome 2, jaAcrPala1.3, whole genome shotgun sequence genomic window carries:
- the LOC141873992 gene encoding QRFP-like peptide receptor: MAKSNSHPLVILVSYTCFYSIVFLLSIGGNLVVLCDCYRRKKRRGRSSLKWLIANLAFADFVFTLLTILDVIGSLWTWLGGTVSCKIQGFLIEACYTASIITLVVITFERRKAVVTPFSTRANISGSRTCKKLAVLWIVSLVIGSPLLYAYEVETGNTSGLFICSNVKLGKLGRQVYYSIHAVCFFIIPLTYMIYAQNAIFIALRSSAIPSKNYFTTASTDRHRKVAKILVALTVTFTVCWAPFIIVRELIYFYLADEGYYWRACQLLVFLNTALDPILYGIYGNKMKRFFPRFFMSARYRKFAKQKVSNTIQLTSPHLRINNASYRNSIYHGINQEGLHRKEGQSSKEETSVRTAVVVLKF; encoded by the coding sequence ATGGCGAAGAGCAATAGCCATCCACTAGTAATACTCGTGTCTTATACTTGCTTTTATTCGATAGTGTTCTTACTATCTATCGGAGGCAACCTTGTAGTTCTTTGCGATTGTTACAGaaggaaaaagagaagagGGCGATCTTCGTTAAAGTGGTTGATCGCTAATTTAGCATTCGCTGATTTCGTATTTACCCTGCTAACTATATTGGACGTTATCGGTTCTCTATGGACATGGCTTGGAGGGACAGTTTCCTGCAAGATACAAGGCTTTCTCATTGAAGCTTGCTACACTGCATCTATCATAACGCTCGTTGTTATAACCTTTGAGAGACGTAAGGCTGTTGTGACACCCTTTAGCACGAGAGCAAACATTTCAGGTAGCCGTACTTGTAAAAAGCTTGCCGTTTTATGGATTGTCAGTTTGGTAATAGGATCTCCTTTGCTGTATGCTTATGAAGTTGAGACTGGGAACACAAGTGGCTTGTTTATTTGCTCTAACGTTAAATTGGGAAAGTTAGGAAGACAAGTGTACTACAGCATCCACGCTGTTTGTTTCTTCATTATTCCCCTTACATATATGATATATGCGCAGAATGCCATCTTTATTGCATTACGCTCAAGTGCAATACCTTCaaaaaactattttacaaCGGCTTCGACTGATCGCCATCGAAAAGTTGCCAAGATTCTCGTTGCTTTAACCGTGACGTTTACCGTTTGCTGGGCGCCTTTCATTATTGTGCGAGAGCTTATCTACTTTTACCTTGCAGACGAAGGATATTATTGGAGAGCGTGCCAACTATTAGTTTTCCTTAACACGGCTTTGGATCCTATCCTTTATGGAATTTAcggaaataaaatgaaaaggtTTTTCCCACGCTTTTTCATGAGCGCACGTTATCGGAAGTTCGCTAAACAAAAGGTCTCAAATACGATCCAACTAACGTCGCCGCACTTGCGAATAAATAATGCATCATATAGAAATTCAATTTACCATGGGATAAACCAGGAAGGACTTCACAGGAAAGAAGGGCAAAGTAGCAAAGAAGAAACAAGTGTGCGTACGGCTGTAGTGGTACTCAAGTTCTAG
- the LOC141874722 gene encoding galanin receptor 2b-like yields the protein MATSDGFPTAVIVSFVVFYSVVFLFSVAGNTVVICASYLKIKRGQRSINAFIANLAIADLTFTVLSTLDFVNFLWAWHGGRVSCKAQSFLIEVCYTSSIMTLTLISFERRKAVITPLTVRTSSHNEYIKLITLWIASLVIGSPLLFAYDISKDASGSLICSNASFGDLGKQVYYSIHTVFVFIVPLTYMLYAQFTTFKALRTRVFLTPHAFSTASSKRHRKVAKILVALTVAFIVCWAPFIAIRTMMYYHLTDDGYFWRGSQLLIFLNTALDPLLYGIYGEDNRRFFQRFNCKRAPSHAAKTRTTELIKFTAAPSLAEIGCSQSK from the coding sequence ATGGCAACAAGCGATGGATTTCCAACAGCTGTAATCGTCTCGTTCGTTGTCTTCTATAGTGTGGTGTTTCTATTCTCGGTTGCCGGGAATACGGTTGTTATTTGTGCCTCCTATCTGAAGATAAAAAGAGGACAGCGGTCGATAAATGCGTTCATTGCAAACTTGGCGATAGCTGACTTAACCTTCACAGTGCTGAGCACTTTGGACTTTGTAAACTTTCTGTGGGCCTGGCATGGAGGTAGAGTTTCTTGCAAGGCACAAAGCTTTCTGATTGAAGTGTGCTACACCAGTTCAATAATGACTCTTACTCTTATAAGCTTTGAGCGTCGAAAGGCTGTCATTACGCCACTAACGGTAAGAACCAGTTCTCACAACGAGTACATAAAACTAATTACCCTTTGGATAGCAAGTTTGGTTATTGGTTCTCCATTGCTCTTCGCTTATGACATAAGTAAAGATGCAAGTGGTTCACTGATTTGCAGTAATGCTTCCTTCGGGGACTTGGGAAAACAAGTGTACTATAGCATCCATACTGTCTTCGTTTTCATTGTTCCGCTGACATACATGTTGTATGCGCAGTTTACGACTTTTAAGGCCTTACGCACAAGAGTCTTCCTAACCCCACACGCGTTTTCAACTGCGTCCTCCAAACGACACCGTAAGGTTGCCAAAATTCTCGTCGCGTTGACTGTGGCATTTATAGTTTGCTGGGCGCCTTTTATTGCTATTCGAACAATGATGTACTATCATCTTACGGACGATGGGTACTTCTGGCGAGGGTCTCAACTTCTGATCTTTCTAAACACAGCTTTAGATCCACTCCTATATGGAATCTACGGTGAGGATAATAGGCGATTCTTTCAGCGCTTCAATTGCAAGCGAGCTCCTTCTCATGCGGCAAAGACAAGAACAACAGAATTAATTAAGTTCACAGCTGCACCAAGCTTGGCAGAAATAGGGTGCTCACAATCCAAGTAA
- the LOC141873712 gene encoding QRFP-like peptide receptor, which produces MATSDGFPTAIIVSFVLFYSIVFLLSIAGNVVVLYSCYKVLKRRQSTLKWFIANLALADLTFTVLTTFDSVNFLWTWLGGKLSCKLQGFLIEACYTASIMTLVVISSERRKAVVAPFSTRMDASDGNYKKLVLIWIASLLIGSPLLYAYEVQMATNHSVICSNASFGDLRRQIYYSIHAVFVFIIPLTYMICAQTSVCKTLRSSVFPIRNAFTNVSSTRHRKVAKTLATLTVVFTVCWTPFITVRTMMYFHLIGGGYIFRTSQLLILLNAALNPFLYGIYGENNGQIVQRLQWAPFPTKVTRIENCSTHSVQRQSSQLPKSKINIG; this is translated from the coding sequence ATGGCCACAAGCGACGGGTTTCCAACAGCCATAATAGTTTctttcgttttgttttattctatagttttccttCTGTCGATCGCGGGAAATGTTGTTGTTCTATACAGCTGTTACAAGGTACTAAAGAGACGACAATCTACTTTAAAATGGTTTATCGCAAACTTGGCTCTCGCTGATTTAACCTTCACAGTTTTGACCACATTTGACAGCGTCAATTTTTTGTGGACTTGGCTTGGCGGGAAATTATCTTGCAAGCTACAAGGCTTTCTGATTGAGGCATGTTATACTGCTTCAATAATGACTCTGGTAGTCATTAGTTCTGAGCGACGCAAGGCCGTAGTTGCACCTTTCAGCACAAGAATGGACGCTTCCGACGGCAATTACAAAAAGCTCGTCCTGATTTGGATCGCAAGTTTATTGATTGGGTCACCTTTGCTTTATGCTTATGAAGTTCAGATGGCTACAAATCACTCAGTCATTTGTTCCAACGCTTCATTTGGAGATTTACGAAGACAAATTTACTACAGCATCCACGCGgtctttgtttttatcattCCCCTAACATACATGATCTGCGCACAAACTTCCGTCTGTAAGACTTTACGCTCAAGCGTCTTTCCAATACGGAACGCTTTTACAAACGTGTCTTCAACTCGCCACCGTAAGGTTGCCAAAACTCTCGCCACGTTGACGGTGGTGTTTACTGTTTGCTGGACACCTTTTATTACGGTTCGCACAATGATGTACTTTCATCTCATTGGCGGAGGGTACATCTTTCGGACTTCTCAACTACTGATCTTGCTTAACGCAGCTTTAAATCCGTTCCTATACGGAATTTACGGTGAGAATAATGGCCAAATTGTTCAGCGGTTGCAGTGGGCGCCTTTTCCTACAAAAGTCACAAGAATTGAAAATTGTTCGACACACAGTGTACAGAGGCAAAGTTCACAGCTGCCCAAGTCGAAGATCAACATAGGCTAA
- the LOC141873994 gene encoding apelin receptor-like, with product MLSAVAIALISFYSVVFVLSVGGNILVLRTCYRAIKRRQSINWFIANLACSDLAFTVLSILNCINFAWTWLGGTVTCKLQGFLLEACYNTSIITLAVISFERRRAVLTPFIARTSDPDGKYRKSIAIWIASFVIGSPLLFAYVVKVNKDGSLVCNNSSFGVLGKQVYYGLHTVFIFGVPLLYMIYAQSTIFFALISKVAPTENTLIAASSLRLRKATRTLMALTMAFIICWAPFIVVRTLMYFHLMPVGYFWRGCQVLIVLNTVLDPLLYGICIRRR from the coding sequence ATGTTATCGGCTGTAGCCATTGCATTGATCTCGTTTTATTCAGTGGTATTTGTACTGTCAGTCGGGGGAAACATTTTAGTTCTTCGCACCTGTTATAGGGCGATAAAACGTCGGCAATCGATAAATTGGTTCATAGCTAACTTAGCTTGTTCTGATTTGGCTTTTACAGTGTTGAGTATATTGAACTGTATCAATTTTGCGTGGACCTGGCTTGGTGGAACGGTAACTTGCAAGTTACAAGGATTTCTGCTTGAGGCATGCTATAATACTTCGATCATCACCTTAGCGGTCATAAGCTTTGAACGGCGGAGGGCAGTTCTGACACCCTTCATCGCCAGAACAAGCGATCCCGACGGTAAATACAGAAAGTCGATTGCCATCTGGATAGCGAGCTTTGTGATTGGATCTCCATTGCTTTTCGCTTACGTAGTCAAGGTCAATAAAGATGGCTCACTTGTTTGCAATAACTCCTCTTTCGGAGTTCTAGGAAAACAAGTGTATTACGGTCTTCATACGGTCTTCATTTTCGGGGTTCCCCTTCTGTATATGATATATGCTCAAAGTACAatcttttttgctttaataTCGAAAGTTGCCCCAACAGAAAACACTTTGATAGCAGCCTCTTCCCTCCGCCTTCGAAAGGCAACCAGAACCCTTATGGCGTTGACCATGGCGTTTATTATTTGCTGGGCACCTTTCATTGTTGTTCGCACGTTGATGtattttcacttgatgccCGTAGGATATTTCTGGCGGGGATGTCAGGTTCTGATTGTGCTAAATACAGTTTTAGATCCATTACTGTATGGAATTTGCATAAGAAGACGTTAA